CTGGCTCCGGGTTCTTGTTTTCGCGGCTCGCCCGAAAACACCTCTACCGCCTTTTGCAGTGTGGCCTTCCAGCTGCCCTCCGAGGCATCCAACATCGGTAGCACGACCATGTCCATGGAGGGATCGGGCCCGGGCTGGAACTCGAGCACATGCGTCCCCGCATCGAGTCGATAGAACCCGGCCCATTCGAACGGCATCTCGGGTTTCAGAAAGTCAGGAGCGGAGGCGAGGGTGTTCTGGAGATCGAAAGCCCGGATGTCGAGGATTTGATCCAGGGGCACTTTCGCATTGTGGGTGCGGTGAATCCGTGTCACGGCGTTGACGGATCGGATTTTGGCTTCGAGGGACTTGAGCGTGGCTTCGTCCACCAGATCCGTCTTGTTGACCAGCGTGACGTCGGCGAACGCCAGCTGCTCCTGGCATTCCGGGCTGGCCTCGAGGTGCTGCCAGACATGTTTCGCGTCCACCATGGTCACAATGGCATCCAGGCGGAACGCAGACTTCATATCGTCATCAACGAAGAACGTCTGGGCCACGGGTGCCGGGTCGGCAAGGCCGGTCGTCTCAATCAACACGGCATCCAGCCGGTCCTTGCGCTTCATGAGATTCCCGAGGATGCGAATGAGATCGCCACGGACGGTGCAGCAGATGCAGCCGTTGTTCATCTCGAAGATCTCCTCATCGGCACCGATGACGAGCTCATTGTCGATGCCGATCTCGCCGAATTCGTTCTCGATGACCGCAATGCGTTTTCCATGGTTCTCGCTGAGGATACGGTTGAGCAGCGTGGTTTTTCCCGAACCGAGAAAGCCGGTCAGGACCGTGACGGGGATGGTATTGGATGGGTTCATAGGTTTAATGGATGGTGTGGGGCTGGTGCGAAACGGAGCTCGAACACGACACTGGCGAGTTACCACACGACACCACGCTTGCGTTTAGTATGACCAAACGCGATTCTGACAGCGTATGGTAAATCGTGAATTTTGGCGAAAACAGGTCGAGCAGCTTTGGGAGAGGCGTAGCATCGTCTGGCTGAAAGGGGTCCGCCGTGCAGGGAAAACCTCCCTCGCGCAAACGCTTGGGCAGATTGAATACTTCGACTGTGAACTCCCTCGTGTGCGGCGCACGATGGATGACCCAGAGGAGTTTCTGACCGGCTTGCACGGCAAGCGCATGATGACGGCGGGTTGAATGAAGGGCAGGCCGCGTGTTCATGTGTTTGAAAGGCTTGCATGGGAGAGCCGCCGGTCCCGGTGGCGGCGAACGAGATAGGCGATGACAAAGAGGGCGAATGCGGTAAGCACGATCGCAGGGCCGGGCGGAACGTCCGCGCTGTTGGAAATCCCTAGTCCCGTCAATGTGCTCGTGAGAGCCACCCCGAGGGACAGCGACGTGATGACGCCCATGTTCCGGCCCAACAAGGTGCTGACCGCCCCGGGCAGGACAAGCATGGCGGTGACCAGGAGGACGCCGACGACCCGCGTCGAGAGAATCACCGTAGCGGCGATGAGCAGAATGAGCGCGTAGCGCAGCACTCCCGTGGGCACTCCGCTGGCGAGTGCGAGTTCCTCATCGAACGTCCACTGCCCCAGCCACCGCCAGCAGGCGAGCACGAGCGTGAGAGCCAGAAGTGCCAGTCCGGCGAGAAGCCAGCACTCGAGCGGATTCACCGCAAGCAGACTTCCGAAGAAGAAGTGTTCGAGGTGCCCCGAATACCGCTGGCGAAGGGAGAGCAGGAGGATACCCAGCGCGAACGCCGCGACGTAGCACGCACCCACTGCCGTGTCGGAGTGCACGCGCTGGCCGCCCGAGAAATACGCAATCGCTGCGGCCACCAAACATGTAAAAACAAAACTCACCGCATAGCTGGCAAGAGAGGGCGCGGGACCGTTTGCCAGCAGGAACATGCCCAGAGCGAGTCCCCCCAAACTCGCATGAGCAAGACCGTCAGCGGAAAAGGACAGCCGGCGCAGCACGACGAACGGCGAAAGGATTCCGCAGGTAAGGCTCATCAGCAATCCGGCGATGAGAGCGCGAGTGATAAAACCGTACTCCAGGAAGGCATCGAGCGCGGCGAGTTTCATGAACAGGGCTTCCCTCCGTGCAAATGAGTGTGTGACGAACTGATACGTGGGTCCCCGACCTGGTATCGCTCCAGTTCACAACGGTAGGCGTCGAGCACGGTGTGCTGCTCCAGCGCATCCGCAGCGCCATGCCAGTGCAGCGTGACGCCGAGGCATGCGATGCGATGGGCGTATTGGGTGATGAGCGGGATGTCGTGGCTGACCAGGACGATGGTGATGCCTTGAGCGGACAGCTCCTGCAGAATGACGCAGAACTGTCGCTGACCTTCGGTATCGACCCCCGCCGTCGGCTCATCAAGCAACAGGACGGCAGGCGAGTCCATCAACGCCCGAGCAAGCAGACAGCGTCGCTGCTGGCCGCCTGAGAGGTGAACGAACGGTTTGTCCTGGTGCTCGCCCAACCCGACCCGGTCCAGCAATTCCTCCGCACGCGTCAGGGTCTCGCGCCGCGCTGCACCGAACAAGGGCCACGCACCGGAGCGACCTTGTTTCACAATCTCCCGCGTGCTCAACGGATAACTCCGGTCCAGGCCCCCGCGCTGCGGCACATAGCCGATGTGTGGTCTCCCGCCATCGGCGGCATGTTCCCAGCGAACCCGTCCCGCACTGGTCGGCACCACGCCCAGTAGCACCCGCAGCAGCGAGGTCTTGCCGCCACCATTCGGTCCGATAACGCCGAGGAACTCGCCCGACGCGACCGTCAGGCTGATGTCCTGCAAAATGCGGCGCCCCGCGAGGTCGAGGGTAAGATTCTCGACCTCAAGCAAGGATTGAGGACAGGAAGTCATCACGCT
The Verrucomicrobiota bacterium genome window above contains:
- a CDS encoding GTP-binding protein, whose amino-acid sequence is MNPSNTIPVTVLTGFLGSGKTTLLNRILSENHGKRIAVIENEFGEIGIDNELVIGADEEIFEMNNGCICCTVRGDLIRILGNLMKRKDRLDAVLIETTGLADPAPVAQTFFVDDDMKSAFRLDAIVTMVDAKHVWQHLEASPECQEQLAFADVTLVNKTDLVDEATLKSLEAKIRSVNAVTRIHRTHNAKVPLDQILDIRAFDLQNTLASAPDFLKPEMPFEWAGFYRLDAGTHVLEFQPGPDPSMDMVVLPMLDASEGSWKATLQKAVEVFSGEPRKQEPGASLFAGGELHQLAFGEGRGGRFLLEPGLPGTCGVFTQHHPDEFSMQVSRNGQRVFPTSSETFAPNHSHDQSVSSVGFREARSLDPKRFDEWLGGLLRDKGTDIYRMKGIVNLAGVKDRFVFQGVHMLLDGKPDRPWKTESERQTQIVFIGKNLNRAELESGFRSCLV
- a CDS encoding metal ABC transporter permease, with protein sequence MKLAALDAFLEYGFITRALIAGLLMSLTCGILSPFVVLRRLSFSADGLAHASLGGLALGMFLLANGPAPSLASYAVSFVFTCLVAAAIAYFSGGQRVHSDTAVGACYVAAFALGILLLSLRQRYSGHLEHFFFGSLLAVNPLECWLLAGLALLALTLVLACWRWLGQWTFDEELALASGVPTGVLRYALILLIAATVILSTRVVGVLLVTAMLVLPGAVSTLLGRNMGVITSLSLGVALTSTLTGLGISNSADVPPGPAIVLTAFALFVIAYLVRRHRDRRLSHASLSNT
- a CDS encoding ABC transporter ATP-binding protein; the encoded protein is MMTSCPQSLLEVENLTLDLAGRRILQDISLTVASGEFLGVIGPNGGGKTSLLRVLLGVVPTSAGRVRWEHAADGGRPHIGYVPQRGGLDRSYPLSTREIVKQGRSGAWPLFGAARRETLTRAEELLDRVGLGEHQDKPFVHLSGGQQRRCLLARALMDSPAVLLLDEPTAGVDTEGQRQFCVILQELSAQGITIVLVSHDIPLITQYAHRIACLGVTLHWHGAADALEQHTVLDAYRCELERYQVGDPRISSSHTHLHGGKPCS